Proteins from a genomic interval of Gordonia sp. SL306:
- a CDS encoding MarR family winged helix-turn-helix transcriptional regulator, whose amino-acid sequence MIDDDSDVLDVASELRITVGSLVRRLRQHRGPDDPSVPETTVLARLDRDGSCSAADLARHGHVSPQSMGVTIAGLQERGLIARTPDPTDGRRILLSLTAAGGEALTDRRNHSTRSIAEAMSATLTAAEIAAVSDALPLLDRLRGAL is encoded by the coding sequence ATGATCGATGACGATTCCGATGTCCTCGACGTGGCGTCCGAGCTGCGGATCACCGTCGGGTCGCTGGTGCGACGGCTGCGCCAACACCGTGGCCCCGACGACCCGAGTGTGCCGGAGACGACGGTCCTCGCCCGGCTCGACCGGGACGGCTCGTGTTCGGCTGCGGACCTGGCCCGGCACGGTCATGTGAGCCCTCAGTCGATGGGGGTGACCATCGCCGGATTGCAGGAGCGGGGGCTGATCGCGCGCACGCCGGACCCGACCGATGGCCGTCGCATCCTGCTGAGCCTGACCGCTGCTGGTGGGGAGGCGCTCACAGATCGTCGCAACCACAGCACGCGGTCGATCGCGGAGGCGATGTCGGCGACCCTGACCGCTGCCGAGATCGCAGCCGTGTCCGACGCGTTACCGCTCCTCGACCGACTGCGGGGCGCCCTGTGA
- a CDS encoding amino acid permease translates to METNEDVDVRASTERDEGYQRGLTTRTVQMIAIGGAIGTGLFYGSGGAIEKAGPALILAYALAGLAIFIVMRALGELLIYRPISGGISEYADEFLGRFAGFSQGWTYWAVWTTTCMAEITVAGKYINYWWPSIPVWVTALVALVVLFGANLISVGMFGRAEFWFSAIKVTAILGMIIVGIGVLLPIAGLGPDTGPSVTNLWSDGGFFATGFTNALLSLQIVMFAYVGVELVGVTAGEAQNPRVTLRKAINSVPFRIGVFYVGSLVVILSVRSWRDFQEGQSPFVSVFEYIGIPGAAGIVNFVLLTAALSSCNSGIYSTGRMVRSLAQRGDAPRQLARLSGRQVPIGGIVLSAVVMVAGVVVNVIDPDHAFSYITSVSTVGIIVVWGTILVCHMAYRKKVARGELPASDYRVPGAPVTTWAALAFLLMVFVLLFFDTDGRVALIVGAVWFACVGIGYLAWSRGRSLVGTR, encoded by the coding sequence GTGGAGACGAACGAAGACGTCGATGTCCGGGCATCCACGGAGCGCGACGAGGGCTACCAGCGCGGGCTGACCACCCGGACGGTCCAGATGATCGCGATCGGTGGCGCGATCGGCACCGGGCTCTTCTACGGTTCCGGCGGTGCGATCGAGAAGGCCGGACCGGCCCTCATCCTCGCCTACGCCCTGGCGGGCCTGGCGATCTTCATCGTCATGCGCGCCCTCGGCGAACTGCTGATCTACCGGCCGATCTCGGGCGGCATCAGCGAGTACGCCGACGAGTTCCTGGGCCGCTTCGCCGGCTTCAGCCAGGGGTGGACCTACTGGGCCGTGTGGACCACGACCTGCATGGCCGAGATCACCGTGGCAGGCAAGTACATCAACTACTGGTGGCCGTCCATCCCCGTCTGGGTGACCGCGCTGGTCGCGCTGGTGGTCCTCTTCGGCGCGAACCTGATCTCGGTCGGCATGTTCGGTCGCGCGGAGTTCTGGTTCTCGGCGATCAAGGTCACCGCGATCCTCGGCATGATCATCGTCGGCATCGGGGTGCTGCTGCCGATCGCGGGCCTGGGACCTGACACCGGCCCATCGGTGACGAACCTGTGGAGTGACGGCGGCTTCTTCGCGACCGGGTTCACCAATGCGTTGCTGAGTCTGCAGATCGTGATGTTCGCCTACGTGGGTGTGGAACTCGTCGGCGTGACCGCCGGTGAGGCGCAGAACCCGAGGGTCACCTTGCGCAAGGCCATCAACTCCGTGCCGTTCCGCATCGGCGTCTTCTATGTGGGCTCCCTCGTGGTGATCCTCTCGGTACGGAGCTGGCGCGACTTCCAGGAGGGCCAGAGCCCGTTCGTGTCGGTGTTCGAATACATCGGAATCCCCGGCGCGGCAGGCATCGTCAACTTCGTGCTGCTCACCGCCGCGCTGTCGTCGTGCAACTCCGGCATCTACTCCACCGGCCGGATGGTGCGCTCGCTGGCCCAGCGCGGTGATGCACCACGGCAACTCGCCCGGCTGTCCGGACGTCAGGTCCCCATCGGGGGAATCGTGCTCAGTGCCGTGGTGATGGTGGCCGGTGTCGTCGTGAACGTGATCGACCCCGATCACGCCTTCTCCTACATCACCTCGGTGTCAACGGTCGGCATCATCGTGGTGTGGGGAACGATCCTGGTGTGTCACATGGCCTATCGCAAGAAGGTGGCCCGCGGAGAGCTTCCGGCGTCGGACTATCGGGTGCCAGGCGCGCCGGTCACCACCTGGGCTGCGCTGGCCTTTCTCCTCATGGTGTTCGTCCTGTTGTTCTTCGACACCGACGGCCGCGTCGCGTTGATCGTCGGCGCGGTCTGGTTTGCCTGCGTGGGAATCGGCTACCTGGCGTGGTCGCGCGGTAGATCGCTGGTCGGAACGCGCTGA
- a CDS encoding ATP-grasp domain-containing protein, translated as MTKPVKTAKNPDKGFVALLGWSLGAIEALDRFDRRYVVVAPDWAQEYCSEHDIPYVPWNFERLNDRSLEIAETLQDMGVDVAIPLFEETVEWAGAINSVLMNKPRLFGQAMLLRDKALMKRRAQLGGIRVGIFEEAHDRDDVVRFLRRVNQTLLKLDGDPNDPIHLKAFDKAGCLGHRVIRTPDEVDTIPEEEFPVLMESHLDGWEFAVEAWIHNGKIKFLNISEYVTLGYSVFVPATPELEKYRPAITAQIEKLIKTFEIDFGFVHPEYFVTNDGEMYFGEVAYRPPGFKVFELLERAYGFNAYQALVLSFDPKTTEEEIDAFFPREVVDASGVAGCFGVYPRRRVVSNLEIPEVTADDDYYETNDLAEPLEETVTKRTAFGTHWGLLYFFGEDPYRMRDLLKQQEELDFYV; from the coding sequence ATGACCAAGCCTGTGAAGACAGCAAAAAACCCTGACAAGGGGTTTGTGGCACTACTCGGTTGGAGTCTCGGGGCCATCGAGGCCCTCGATCGATTCGACCGCAGATATGTGGTCGTTGCGCCCGACTGGGCGCAAGAATATTGCTCTGAACACGACATTCCCTACGTGCCGTGGAATTTCGAACGCCTGAACGATCGGTCCCTCGAGATCGCCGAGACTCTGCAGGACATGGGTGTCGACGTCGCGATCCCGCTGTTCGAGGAGACCGTCGAGTGGGCCGGCGCCATCAATTCCGTCCTGATGAACAAGCCGCGCCTGTTCGGGCAGGCGATGCTGCTGCGCGACAAGGCGCTGATGAAACGTCGCGCGCAACTCGGCGGCATCCGCGTCGGCATCTTCGAGGAGGCGCACGACCGCGACGACGTGGTCCGGTTCCTCCGCCGCGTGAACCAGACACTGCTCAAGCTCGACGGCGACCCCAACGACCCGATTCACCTCAAGGCGTTCGACAAGGCCGGATGCCTCGGACATCGGGTGATCCGAACACCCGACGAGGTCGACACGATCCCCGAGGAAGAGTTCCCGGTGCTGATGGAGTCCCATCTGGACGGCTGGGAGTTCGCGGTCGAGGCCTGGATCCACAACGGCAAGATCAAGTTCCTCAACATCTCGGAGTACGTGACGCTGGGCTACTCGGTGTTCGTGCCCGCCACGCCGGAGCTCGAGAAGTATCGTCCGGCGATCACCGCGCAGATCGAGAAGCTGATCAAGACATTCGAGATCGACTTCGGCTTCGTGCACCCGGAGTACTTCGTCACCAACGACGGCGAGATGTACTTCGGCGAGGTCGCCTACCGGCCGCCGGGCTTCAAGGTGTTCGAGCTGCTGGAACGCGCATACGGGTTCAACGCCTACCAGGCCCTGGTGCTCTCCTTCGATCCGAAGACCACCGAGGAGGAGATCGACGCGTTCTTCCCGCGCGAGGTGGTGGATGCGAGCGGTGTCGCGGGTTGTTTCGGCGTGTATCCACGTCGCCGTGTGGTCTCCAACCTGGAGATCCCCGAGGTGACCGCAGACGACGACTACTACGAGACCAACGATCTCGCGGAACCCCTCGAGGAGACGGTCACCAAGCGCACGGCTTTCGGGACGCACTGGGGTCTGCTGTACTTCTTCGGGGAGGATCCCTACCGGATGCGGGATCTGCTCAAACAGCAAGAAGAGCTCGACTTCTACGTATGA
- a CDS encoding SRPBCC family protein: MFDVERDPTAVELGLFVPQPPATVWRALTEPALIERWLASTIGFATEVGTTFILEIPADPPAEVACQVLTVDHGRRFTHSYTDLRGNPPARWFVDWLLEPQGRGTRVLLTHSGFDLDDRLQKMARNAIERGWRNRMLPRLSDVVADVGL; this comes from the coding sequence GTGTTCGATGTGGAACGGGACCCGACCGCGGTCGAACTGGGTCTGTTCGTACCGCAGCCGCCTGCCACCGTCTGGCGCGCGCTCACCGAGCCGGCACTCATCGAACGCTGGCTGGCATCGACCATCGGGTTCGCGACGGAGGTCGGGACGACTTTCATCCTGGAGATCCCCGCCGACCCACCCGCAGAGGTGGCGTGTCAGGTACTGACAGTGGACCACGGGCGACGATTCACCCACAGCTACACGGATCTGCGCGGCAATCCGCCTGCGCGCTGGTTCGTCGACTGGTTACTCGAACCACAGGGCCGTGGAACCCGAGTGCTCCTGACTCACAGTGGTTTCGACCTCGACGACCGCCTGCAGAAGATGGCGCGCAACGCGATCGAACGAGGCTGGCGCAACCGGATGCTGCCGAGGCTCAGCGACGTCGTCGCCGACGTCGGACTCTGA
- a CDS encoding DUF427 domain-containing protein, which produces MSLVAGHGPLSGNPAGWFSGALPADLVFVEPHPRRIQAIRDGQTVLDTERAVMVHRPGQFLSYAFPADEVGHLPTEPEPEAPGFVHVPWDAVDEWYEEGRKLVWYPPNPYHRVDCRPTTRGLRVDVAGVTLVDTTDTVIVFETALEPVLYVAPAHVRTDLLRRGDLTTYCNYKGNATYWTAVIGDTVVENVAWSYEDVLPESTVIRGHLSFDPAKADVLAELPARALGAADCGCEI; this is translated from the coding sequence ATGAGCCTCGTCGCGGGACACGGACCCCTCAGTGGAAATCCGGCCGGCTGGTTCTCGGGTGCGCTTCCGGCGGATCTGGTGTTCGTCGAGCCACATCCGCGCCGCATCCAGGCGATCCGTGACGGACAGACGGTCCTCGACACCGAACGCGCGGTGATGGTGCACCGGCCCGGCCAGTTCCTCAGTTACGCGTTCCCGGCCGACGAGGTCGGCCACCTGCCCACCGAGCCCGAGCCGGAGGCACCGGGGTTTGTGCACGTGCCCTGGGACGCCGTAGACGAGTGGTACGAGGAAGGCCGCAAGCTCGTCTGGTACCCGCCGAACCCGTACCACCGGGTCGACTGCCGCCCGACCACCCGGGGTCTGCGCGTCGACGTCGCGGGTGTGACGCTCGTCGACACCACCGACACCGTCATCGTCTTCGAGACCGCGCTGGAACCGGTGCTCTATGTGGCACCTGCGCATGTGCGCACCGATCTGCTGCGCCGCGGAGATCTGACGACCTATTGCAACTACAAGGGCAACGCGACCTACTGGACCGCGGTCATCGGTGACACCGTGGTCGAGAACGTCGCCTGGAGCTATGAAGATGTACTGCCGGAGAGCACTGTCATCCGTGGACATCTCAGCTTCGACCCGGCCAAGGCCGATGTGCTCGCCGAGCTTCCGGCCCGTGCCCTGGGAGCTGCGGATTGCGGCTGCGAGATCTAG
- a CDS encoding acyl-CoA thioesterase produces the protein MTTKSDETAWSLDVLLDLFDVEPDGPDRFTGATGIEGEEGRVVVEGTQVLAQAIVAAATRFPDKSIRSAQAVFARAVTVGPAVEFDIDVVHEGRSVATAVVAASQNGKRCVTVTVLADVPTEDLIAHHLPRPMVAAPDEAFVARMPLPGRDVRLVDVREVNSPDEVGPPELYAWLKYDPVPQRDDLAKALLAHFTGHLGISTTMRAHAGIGTSQAHLTVSTAPMTIAISFHEPVRWGGWILYSHESTQVGAGMSYVRGTVHTEEGALLASFVQDGLIRPLRTSDSAVESRARL, from the coding sequence ATGACGACGAAATCCGACGAGACTGCCTGGTCGCTCGACGTGCTGCTCGACCTCTTCGACGTCGAGCCCGACGGCCCCGACCGATTCACCGGCGCGACCGGGATCGAGGGGGAGGAAGGCCGCGTCGTCGTGGAGGGCACGCAGGTGCTCGCGCAGGCGATCGTGGCGGCCGCCACGCGGTTCCCGGACAAGTCGATACGGTCGGCGCAGGCCGTGTTCGCACGGGCGGTCACGGTCGGTCCGGCGGTGGAGTTCGACATCGACGTCGTCCACGAGGGGCGGTCCGTCGCGACCGCCGTCGTCGCGGCCTCGCAGAACGGGAAGCGATGCGTCACCGTGACCGTCCTCGCCGACGTCCCGACCGAAGACCTGATCGCCCACCACCTCCCACGCCCGATGGTCGCCGCGCCCGACGAGGCCTTTGTCGCACGAATGCCGTTGCCAGGCCGCGATGTGCGCCTGGTCGACGTCCGAGAGGTCAACAGCCCGGACGAGGTGGGGCCGCCAGAGTTGTACGCCTGGTTGAAATACGATCCGGTCCCACAACGCGACGACCTGGCCAAGGCGCTGCTGGCGCATTTCACCGGTCATCTCGGTATCTCGACCACGATGCGGGCGCACGCCGGGATCGGTACCAGCCAAGCGCATCTCACCGTGTCCACCGCGCCGATGACCATCGCGATCAGCTTTCACGAGCCGGTCCGGTGGGGCGGATGGATCCTCTATTCCCACGAGAGCACGCAGGTCGGCGCGGGTATGTCCTATGTGCGCGGCACGGTGCACACCGAAGAGGGTGCGCTCCTGGCGTCCTTCGTCCAGGATGGACTCATCCGTCCGCTGCGGACATCCGATTCAGCAGTGGAGTCGCGCGCGAGGCTGTAG
- a CDS encoding arabinofuranosidase, giving the protein MILTKRTTTFSSVTVVLLAVAALLVSGSGSSAAAPPTGWRYTMVAFSSATDRDMDVYGSGNGTTFQLLRRSAYRPPSGRVRDASIFRNTDGWYYITYTTADGANIGFARSRDRVNWTFLHNYPTPFCCAFLPGTGDGKGLGSSSGPGSSGSAGSSDGPSLSPFTTKSWAPEWFVEGGRINVILSMSTGGGFVPYLMTALEPSLRLWSPPVPLAGIGADHIDTTVVKVGATYHAFTKNETKKVIQHAVASSLIGPYRFVPPGNWGTYVEGPAVVQLPSGAWRMYLDAYTRGKQLYSDSTNGLRTWTPVKELPGISGQVRHVGVMREPA; this is encoded by the coding sequence GTGATCCTCACCAAGCGAACCACCACCTTTTCCAGCGTGACGGTGGTGCTGCTCGCTGTCGCGGCACTGCTCGTCTCGGGCTCGGGGAGCAGTGCCGCGGCCCCGCCGACCGGCTGGCGATACACGATGGTGGCGTTCAGCAGCGCCACCGACCGCGACATGGACGTCTACGGGTCCGGGAACGGCACGACATTCCAACTCCTCCGCCGGTCGGCATATCGGCCCCCGTCAGGGCGTGTGCGCGACGCGAGCATCTTCCGCAATACCGACGGGTGGTACTACATCACCTACACGACGGCCGACGGCGCCAACATCGGGTTCGCGCGTAGCCGTGATCGCGTGAACTGGACGTTCCTGCACAACTATCCGACCCCGTTCTGCTGTGCATTCCTGCCGGGCACGGGCGACGGCAAAGGTCTCGGCTCATCGAGCGGGCCGGGATCCTCCGGGTCGGCAGGCTCCAGCGACGGTCCGTCGTTGTCGCCGTTCACCACCAAGTCCTGGGCGCCCGAATGGTTTGTGGAGGGCGGCCGCATCAACGTGATCCTGTCGATGTCGACCGGTGGCGGCTTTGTGCCCTATCTGATGACCGCTCTCGAGCCATCGCTCCGACTGTGGAGCCCACCCGTTCCGCTCGCCGGGATCGGCGCCGACCACATCGACACCACCGTGGTCAAGGTGGGTGCGACCTATCACGCGTTCACCAAGAACGAGACGAAGAAAGTCATCCAGCATGCGGTCGCGTCGTCGCTGATCGGGCCCTATCGGTTCGTCCCGCCCGGGAATTGGGGAACGTACGTGGAAGGCCCGGCCGTCGTCCAGCTGCCGAGCGGCGCCTGGCGGATGTACCTCGACGCCTACACCAGAGGAAAGCAGCTGTACTCCGACAGCACGAACGGGTTGCGCACCTGGACGCCGGTGAAGGAGCTTCCGGGTATTTCCGGTCAGGTGCGGCATGTCGGGGTGATGCGCGAGCCGGCCTGA
- a CDS encoding ABC-F family ATP-binding cassette domain-containing protein, producing MTATLVAKDIAGGYAHRVLFDHLDLTVAPGDVIGVVGANGSGKTTLLRVLAGDLAPLEGKVTRAPADAFVGWLPQEHARVPGETVGQYVARRTGCAAATQAMDAAAAVLADPSGATGPEDSADVYAAALDHWLVTGAADLDERLPEVLADLGLGSGVVAPASAMMTDLSGGQAARVGLAALLCSRFDVVLLDEPTNDLDLDGLDRLEGVVGAMRGGVVLVSHDREFLSRSVTGVLELDLAQHTNTLFGGGYDSYLQEREVARRHRRAEYEEFAEKKADLVARARTQREWSSQGVRNAMRKAPDNDKIRRRAATESSEKQAQKVRQMESRIARLDEVAEPRKEWVLEFTIGAAPRSSSVVSTINNAVVRQGDFVLGPVSLQVNAGDRIGIIGPNGAGKSTLLRLILGRITPEAGTAQLGANVAIGEIDQTRGEFAGPRPLVERFEELVPDFTTAEVRTLLAKFGLRADHVDRAVADLSPGERTRAALALLQARGTNVLVLDEPTNHLDLAAIEQLESALHSYDGAVLLVTHDRRMLANVRLDRTWQVDGGRVTEL from the coding sequence ATGACCGCAACACTCGTCGCCAAGGACATCGCCGGCGGGTATGCGCACCGTGTGCTGTTCGATCACCTCGACCTCACGGTCGCGCCGGGTGACGTGATCGGCGTCGTCGGTGCCAACGGGTCGGGCAAGACCACGCTGCTCCGGGTCCTCGCGGGCGACCTCGCGCCGCTGGAGGGCAAGGTGACGCGCGCTCCGGCCGACGCGTTCGTCGGGTGGTTGCCGCAGGAACACGCACGAGTCCCCGGCGAGACCGTCGGGCAGTACGTTGCCCGCCGCACCGGCTGTGCGGCCGCGACCCAGGCCATGGACGCGGCCGCGGCTGTCCTCGCCGACCCCTCGGGCGCGACCGGTCCCGAGGATTCGGCCGACGTCTACGCCGCGGCACTCGACCACTGGCTGGTCACCGGTGCCGCCGACCTCGACGAGCGTCTGCCCGAAGTCCTTGCCGATCTGGGCCTCGGCAGCGGCGTGGTGGCGCCGGCATCGGCGATGATGACCGATCTCTCCGGCGGACAGGCCGCGCGGGTCGGTTTGGCCGCGTTGCTCTGTTCGCGGTTCGACGTTGTGTTGCTCGACGAGCCGACCAATGACCTCGATCTCGATGGACTCGATCGGCTGGAGGGCGTGGTAGGCGCCATGCGCGGCGGTGTGGTTCTGGTGAGCCACGACCGAGAGTTCTTGTCTCGCAGCGTCACCGGCGTCCTCGAACTCGATCTGGCGCAACACACCAACACACTCTTCGGTGGCGGTTACGACAGTTACCTGCAGGAACGCGAGGTCGCGCGCCGGCACCGGCGCGCGGAGTACGAGGAATTCGCCGAGAAGAAGGCCGATCTGGTGGCTCGGGCGAGAACGCAGCGTGAATGGTCGAGTCAGGGTGTCCGCAACGCGATGCGCAAGGCCCCGGACAACGACAAGATCCGTCGGCGTGCGGCCACCGAGTCCAGTGAGAAGCAGGCGCAGAAGGTCCGCCAGATGGAGAGTCGGATCGCGCGTCTGGACGAGGTCGCCGAACCTCGCAAGGAATGGGTGCTCGAGTTCACCATCGGTGCCGCGCCACGTTCGAGCTCAGTCGTGTCGACTATCAACAATGCCGTTGTGCGACAAGGAGATTTCGTTCTCGGCCCGGTGTCGCTGCAGGTGAACGCGGGCGACCGGATCGGCATCATCGGCCCCAACGGAGCCGGGAAGTCGACTCTGCTGCGGCTCATCCTCGGTCGGATCACACCCGAAGCCGGGACCGCGCAATTGGGCGCGAACGTCGCGATCGGCGAAATCGACCAGACGCGTGGCGAATTCGCTGGGCCGCGGCCACTCGTCGAGCGATTCGAGGAACTCGTCCCCGACTTCACGACGGCAGAGGTGCGTACGCTTCTCGCGAAGTTCGGGCTCCGCGCCGATCACGTCGACCGTGCTGTCGCCGATCTGTCTCCCGGGGAGCGCACCCGCGCTGCGCTGGCCCTGTTGCAGGCGCGGGGGACCAATGTCCTGGTACTCGACGAACCCACCAATCACCTCGACCTCGCCGCCATCGAGCAACTCGAATCCGCGTTGCACTCCTACGACGGCGCCGTCCTGCTGGTGACCCACGACCGCCGCATGCTGGCAAACGTGCGTCTCGATCGCACCTGGCAGGTGGACGGCGGTCGCGTCACCGAGCTGTGA
- a CDS encoding TetR/AcrR family transcriptional regulator yields MTPVSPGPARSDVPGPDASRRSDRARRAILSATRDLVADVGYTRLSIEGIAAAAGVGKQTIYRWWPSKAAVVFDAILDANSQDGGSVTLPDTGDLESDLRLVLRGAVAALADPANDRLQRAITAEIQTDVAIADELVRRLLRPQLDATAARIEAGVLAGQVDDSLDPKLAVELLFGPVFHRWLLRTGELDDTFADGVLGMVMTGLRPR; encoded by the coding sequence ATGACCCCTGTATCTCCGGGACCCGCACGTTCAGATGTGCCGGGCCCCGACGCTTCCCGGCGCAGCGACCGAGCCCGTCGGGCGATCCTCTCCGCGACACGCGACCTGGTCGCCGACGTGGGATACACCCGACTGAGCATCGAAGGAATCGCGGCCGCCGCCGGAGTTGGCAAACAAACGATCTACCGCTGGTGGCCATCGAAGGCAGCCGTGGTCTTCGACGCGATTCTGGACGCCAACTCGCAGGACGGGGGTTCGGTGACGCTGCCGGACACCGGCGATCTCGAATCCGACCTTCGGCTCGTGCTCCGGGGGGCCGTCGCGGCACTCGCCGATCCGGCCAACGACCGCCTTCAGCGCGCGATCACCGCTGAGATCCAGACCGACGTCGCCATCGCCGACGAACTGGTGCGGCGGCTGCTCCGCCCGCAACTCGACGCGACCGCCGCCCGCATCGAGGCCGGTGTCCTGGCCGGTCAGGTGGACGACTCACTGGACCCCAAACTGGCGGTCGAGTTGCTGTTCGGCCCGGTCTTCCACCGCTGGCTGCTACGGACCGGTGAATTGGACGACACGTTCGCCGATGGCGTGCTCGGCATGGTCATGACGGGACTGCGGCCGCGCTGA
- a CDS encoding SDR family NAD(P)-dependent oxidoreductase encodes MSEASRATRTWLITGAGRGLGRAFAQAALDRGDRVVGTVRRHGAMAELLADHPDSAREIQLDVRDAAAVTATVDQAAQVFGSLDVVVNNAGAGFVGALEEVDEQQARDHLDLNLFGALWVSRAAIPHLRASGGGDIVQISTVGAIGSMPMFGLYNASKWALEGFSEALSTEVAQFGVRVTIAQLGGFATDWAGSSMSFATPKPEYDDLRTAMFGTAEIPWPTADPDGPPTDADPRLAADSLVAHLSDPDRPLRVLIGDDARDHAALAYAARRDSYGKATDFTWPS; translated from the coding sequence ATGAGCGAAGCATCACGCGCTACTCGCACGTGGCTCATCACAGGCGCCGGCCGCGGGCTCGGCCGGGCGTTTGCGCAGGCTGCCCTCGATCGGGGGGATCGCGTCGTCGGGACGGTCCGCCGCCACGGAGCAATGGCGGAGCTGCTCGCCGACCACCCGGACTCGGCGCGGGAGATCCAGCTCGACGTCCGCGACGCCGCCGCAGTCACCGCCACGGTCGATCAAGCGGCACAGGTCTTCGGCAGCCTCGATGTCGTCGTCAACAACGCGGGTGCCGGTTTCGTCGGAGCCCTCGAAGAGGTCGATGAGCAGCAGGCCCGAGATCATCTGGACCTGAACCTGTTCGGTGCGCTGTGGGTCTCCCGGGCCGCGATCCCACACTTGCGGGCGAGCGGTGGTGGCGACATCGTGCAGATCTCGACGGTCGGCGCCATCGGTTCGATGCCCATGTTCGGGCTCTACAACGCGAGCAAGTGGGCCCTCGAAGGATTCAGTGAGGCGTTGTCCACCGAGGTCGCGCAATTCGGGGTCCGGGTGACGATCGCACAGCTCGGCGGATTCGCCACCGACTGGGCCGGGTCGAGCATGTCGTTCGCGACACCGAAACCGGAGTACGACGACCTCCGCACCGCCATGTTCGGCACCGCGGAGATCCCCTGGCCGACCGCCGATCCCGATGGACCGCCGACGGATGCAGATCCGCGCCTGGCCGCCGACTCGCTGGTCGCGCACCTCTCTGATCCCGACCGCCCACTGCGGGTACTGATCGGCGACGACGCCCGGGACCATGCCGCTCTGGCCTACGCGGCACGTCGGGATTCCTACGGCAAGGCCACCGACTTCACCTGGCCGTCATAG
- a CDS encoding peptide-methionine (S)-S-oxide reductase: MERETEDVYFAGGCLWGVQAFIATLPGVTFTEAGRANGTSRSVDSGYDGYAECVLTRFDPTVVSVEQLMAYFFEIIDPFSVNRQGPDVGEKYRTGVYSDRPTHLDQAREFIAARDDADRVAVEVLPLANYVRSAEEHQHRLARFPEDSCHIPEGLLTKYAAQARR; encoded by the coding sequence GTGGAGCGCGAGACCGAAGATGTGTATTTCGCGGGCGGCTGTCTCTGGGGCGTGCAGGCGTTCATCGCGACGTTGCCGGGGGTGACGTTCACCGAGGCCGGCAGGGCCAACGGCACCAGTCGGTCCGTCGACAGTGGCTACGACGGGTACGCCGAATGCGTGCTGACCCGATTTGATCCGACCGTTGTGAGTGTCGAGCAACTGATGGCGTATTTTTTCGAGATCATCGACCCTTTCAGCGTGAACAGGCAGGGGCCGGATGTCGGCGAGAAGTATCGCACCGGCGTGTACTCCGACCGGCCGACCCACCTCGACCAGGCGCGAGAGTTCATCGCCGCGAGAGACGACGCCGATCGCGTCGCTGTCGAAGTGCTGCCGCTCGCCAACTATGTGCGAAGTGCCGAAGAACATCAGCATCGGCTCGCGCGTTTCCCTGAGGACTCCTGTCACATCCCTGAAGGTTTGCTGACCAAGTACGCAGCCCAAGCCCGAAGATGA
- a CDS encoding TetR/AcrR family transcriptional regulator: protein MVERNEPSRTGVASSPTPDSSAPMPRRRGKERTHQLLEVTLELAAEDGYRGLTIEAVARRAGVGKHTIYRRWPSIVELLLDALNHVWITDLDYRRSGKIRADLREQFIRSSQALSNPPIGPIYRAVIAEVQADPALRATLHERFLATVEQRTLDRILAAQRGGELDPEADLDLAAEFLAGTLYYRFLLTTRPVDEHVIDALIDMFMAAYGSAP, encoded by the coding sequence ATGGTCGAACGAAACGAGCCGTCGCGGACAGGGGTGGCGTCGTCCCCGACCCCGGATTCGTCGGCCCCGATGCCGCGGCGTCGGGGCAAGGAGCGGACGCACCAGCTGTTGGAGGTCACGCTCGAGCTCGCGGCCGAGGACGGCTACCGCGGACTGACGATCGAGGCGGTCGCGCGACGGGCGGGAGTCGGAAAGCACACGATCTACCGGCGCTGGCCATCCATCGTCGAATTGCTTCTGGACGCACTGAATCACGTGTGGATCACCGACCTCGACTACCGGAGATCGGGGAAGATTCGAGCCGACCTACGTGAGCAGTTCATCCGGTCCAGTCAGGCGTTGTCGAACCCGCCGATAGGACCCATCTATCGCGCAGTCATCGCCGAGGTACAAGCCGACCCCGCGCTACGCGCGACGCTCCACGAGCGGTTCCTGGCTACGGTCGAACAGCGGACGCTCGACCGCATCCTGGCCGCACAGCGTGGGGGTGAACTCGATCCCGAAGCCGATCTGGATCTCGCCGCCGAATTCCTGGCCGGGACGCTCTACTATCGCTTCTTGCTCACGACGCGCCCGGTCGATGAACACGTCATCGACGCACTCATCGACATGTTCATGGCCGCGTACGGGTCGGCGCCGTAA